caaaaatgaacaatggatcaacttgcgtggacgtccaaaagaccagtttaacgccagcaaggtgaagccattcactttcatatgcagaaaacattttgttggtGCCATGGCCCTACAGAGGACgaaaaggtaagccattttgatattttcactTCTTTTttggcgtggcgttttgccgtggtgcttgtgtctgacaatgaatgaccagaGAATAATTGAAATGGTGtctgactgccaccgttgttaccttttctgttgtaaagaaacaacttcaggaagggggaagtgtaaataaatgatagaattaagatttgttattaatgaaaaaaaaaagaaaaaagtgttcgttggctgtcaccgagtagcatttgtgataaaaaaaaatagcaatgtaaattgcccccaagaacggtcagagacaaccagaggatataatatataagaaagaccagGCATATGGTGgtgaaggatagattgttgcaaCAGgataatgtcattgtcagtggcgtaactcAATGCACACAGGAAAAGGTgtcgatcaggtcggctctttttcagccctcaacactcaagccatctctataactggacatttgtatgttctttcaCATCTTTACCTGTGAATTTGCCACCAGGGACTTCATTTTAGCACAgcgttagctcagtaaacatctcgttcgtacactatttccatgcattttctATTAGGGACAAAAGGGAGGTTGACCTGCCTAGCCAcatttgctaacgtcatgaatattaatgagcaaagttgcttgcggtacgccattgctttAAAACTGGAGAAGTGGCTCATATTTAAAGTGGGAGCGGCGAATGAACGTTTCTTCCCCTCAGATAGGACGTCTgttgcgccgtcaatggcagccgaggAGTTGGTGTTCATTTTAACGATACCTTTTCAATTTTCTCAtcgagcatcctgaaaaattcTTGCTGGCTCTCTGAGGAATGAATGCTCCTgtgtgaagggaaaaaaaatcttagtgGGTTAggatggagggaaaaaaacaacacatcaTTCTTACAGTATCTTTCCATCTTGGTTGGATCCCGTCTCGTCAAAGTGTTGACTCTTGCCAAGTAAAGCACTTTTCTCctgcaaaaaaattggggggaaaaatggtTCTTCACTTTGCCTATTATGACACCTCCACAAGACGGTCTGTTGCAAATACCGTGCTGTCGTGGctgtccgctcccacctcttctCCACTTAGGTACTTGACTTTCTCCACTCCTTTCATCTTGTACTCATCTGGAAGAAAGAGGAGTGCATGCCCTCCTGTTAATCCACTGCAGCAACTAACAAATCCACCCGCTTCTCTTCTTGTATACACTACCGttgaaaagtttggggtcaccctgACAATTTTGGGTTTTCTTTCAAAagtcacttttttattttttaaatgactttcaaaatgaatagaaaatatattcaagacattgacaaggttagaaacagtgttgttaataatggcgttagaatataacggcgttactaatggcgtatttttttcagtagtgagtaatctaattaattttcccatcttggcaacaccattatcgttactgaggcgggaaaggcgtgcgttactacgcGTTCAGATGTTGgttgatgcgagaaaagtctgagggaggcggactcacggagacgagagagcagagcagtagtggggaggaggcaagggagtgtgacgccgatGCAAAcatgatgctactatgctaggaggctccaataatacctgactgtagccgatagccaacaaactacgcccacaatgctgctactgtagatatcacataatatagaactagatgcaaatgactgacacggcggcattagcaacatgtataaagaactagatgcgttagtaaagagctgccatcttaaagcagtagacctctcagaaaggctctgttgtagagaaacttCTTAGCAAACCTAAGtggttttatctaaaatgctcctaaattggcaaaatctttcatctttaaatgatgaaacagttttcaaacttacacatgtcaaaagtagacagaagagaactaatgcaataacgggagtaattttaactagtgctgcaatgattaatcaattaactagagtattcgattagaaaaaaatattcaaattaaattttgttggcgttgtaatggtttattttgaaagtgtttgcatttagttttattgatgagggtggatatactgccctctggtctgcctcttttcacatggctgaatccaactgctccctgttatgaccaacgtaagctaagtttttgtttgagctaatggtttTTTAGTGCATTCTTAatctagtttataggtatatttagccgttttttttttttttttgtgggtatatgtgtctcaaccatttaagagcattgtaaagaaaaaaaaactttagtattttatagcatttaagctagcggactttttctatgtaagttagccagttgttcttttgttgtacatagccatttaaggctcagctcaggtattttacattttcatgttccttatccgattacttgattattcgaactaactagtccatcgattaatcgactactaaaatattcgatgaatattctaattttaacaacttcaacggttgattcccaacattaaatgacttccacacatagcaaaggttactatctagttatcacaatatccgcaatacccctgtgtctagttaagtttagggtaaataattgggctagggccaattgtcccaaaaaacctttaaacgttgagtgacctgtttttttttttttttttttttttgttttggcctggggagtcaagttcagcattcgcttcaatgatatctggcgccatctagcgtcgtgaatgggtattgacaccgaatataagacgacggccactttttcagtcttatttcaatgcataaaacacacttatattcaggccaatacggtattgcaTGTTATTTCTTTGGAACCCCCGATACCGATGATGTCATCTTAGTGGTGTACGGGTGCTGAGCTAATTTCAATTTAGGATTTCTTTTAACTCTTGCTCAACTTGACTGACCGCCGGATAAGAGGTCTCCATTGCTGTAGCTTTTGCTGTGTTCCTCTTCACTGTTGGGCACTGCAGACACCTGCTTGGCAGAGGTGCAGCCCATCTCCTCGGCCTCACTCCGCCTCAGCCCCGAGCATCACGGTCAAGCCTGAAAGGAAAAGACAGAGTGCTCAGCGCACCTTCAAAAGAAGCGGAAGTGTGGATGGATCCAGGAACTGAACTTGGGTGAAAAGTCAACAAAACGTACTGCGCAGAAGGTGTCGTCTTTCTATTTGCTGTGTGGTATGCTGATGAGCTTTCCACCTTCCTTCCCTTGTGTTGACAGAAGGTTGGTTGATTCAAGTTGCAGTCAAGGCCAGAATACCGAGTTTTCCTAACTTTGATGCTTTCAAAATAGTGCGCCCAAAGCACTGCTTGGTTTTTAACAAGGTGACAAACAAGCTAAATTTGCTCATGATGACCATTGAAAAGGTGGACAAAATATGGATTTGTTTGTCCCTGTACAGGGTCGTTTACACGACAACGGCAACGGGAGTGgcaacggggggaaaaaaaaaaacttcatatgcggtggtatgaaaaagtatcgaaACCTTTTGGaagttctcacatttctgcataaattcatcaaatgtgatctgttctttgtcaaaatcacacagatgaaaaaaactgcttgaagtaaaaccacccaaacatttataggttttcatatttcaattaggatagtatgcaaacaatgacagaagggggaaaaataagaaagtaaaccatcacatttagtaTTTTGTGCCTCCCCCTTTggaagcaataacttcaaccagacgcttcttgtAGCTGTGAATCAGGCTGGCACATTgatctgctgtagttcagtcagatttctttaggtcatgccacagcatatcAATGGGGTtcgagtctggactttgacttggccactccagaacgtgtattttgttcttctgaaaccattctgaagtttatttacatctgtgttttggatcattgtcttgttgcagcattcatcctctttttagtttcaactgtctgacaggcggCCACAGGTTTCCTGATAAAGTtttcaattcattcttccattaatgattgcaagttgtccaggccctgaggtcgcaaaacagccccaaatcatgatgctccctccaccatgcttcaaagtgggaatgagatgttgatgttccatttttcctccacacatgacattgtgtgttacttccaaacaattcaactttggtttcatcagtccacaaaatattttgccaaaacatctgtggagtgtccaagtgcctttttgcgtacattaaacgagcaacaatgttgtagtttttttagacagccgtCCTCCCATGCacactattcttggccatatatgggatgtgtgcacagagatattggactttgccagtgatttctgtaagtctttagaagACACTAaagggatctttttttttttaacctttctgagtattctgcgctgaactcttgccgtcatctttggtggacggccactctttggtagagaagcaacagtgccaaactctctccatttggagacaacttctctgactgtccattgatgaacatccagacttttagagatgtttttttcatcatttcccagctttgtacaaatcaacaatctttgactggaggtcttcagacagctcttttgaccgagccatgatgcacatctgccaatgcttctcatcaagactattcttaccaggtgtgtgttttatagtgggcagggcagctttaaaccactcatcagtgatcgggcacacacctgacttaaattgtttggtaaaaaaaatgctttcaattgctttttaagtctccttaggcagagggttcactgacctatttccccccccttctgtcattgtttgcatgctattctcattaaaataatgaaagcctataaacgtttgggtggttttagttaaagcggacactgtttttacatctgtgtgattttgacaaagatcacatcacatttgatggtgattttatacagaaatatgagaaattccaaaaaggctcagatacttttttcataccactgtaatgtaataatgtgtagagcctgaaaagtaatgtcaattactttgctgagtaactaattactcttacaatgaggtcactgagttactaactcaatgacttttttgggaaaagtcatttataactaactaattaattttttgaagtgAGATTAACAATATTGGTTGTTTGTTTTACCTCAAGCACACCGTAACGTCTGCTTGCAAACACGTCTAGGGAAACCAGTCAACAACATTTCAATTCCTGTTATTGCTTCAATGTTATTTCCTAAACAAACTTGGAGGGTGACAGACGTCCAGTCCGTGTTGACTGGGAAAGGCTCCCTCACCCTGGAGCTTTCTCATGAAGAATAATCATgaagtatggaggtagattcgtgtctttattattcaatttaaaaaaaaaaataaaaaaaaaagttgcttcaatcaaagaaaaagtcacttcaatcaaaaaaaaaaagtgtttgaatgcaaaaataaatttgaaacaaaaaatgcatttgaaaactatttttctttgaattttttccattaagtcaagtttttttttttttttttgattgaaacaacttttttcattgaagtaatgtagttttgcatttgggccacattttggctaggacgtttgtgtctttattattaaatcaaaaaataagttgcttcaaacaaaaaaatatatattttctgaaaaaaaaaaaaaaatcaatcacagaaaaaagtttttgaatgtgaaaaaatatttgagactcagaaattcccatttgaacacttcatttttcattgacactcttttctttgatttagtgctgcgacgattaatcgattaactcgagtatttgattagaaaaaaagattcgaattcaattttgctgcctcgagtcttcgtttaattaaaatggggtttttatggtttattttgaaagtgtttgcattgagttttattgatttgggtggctacactgcccgttagtctgcctcttttcacgtgGCTGACTCCAGCtggtccatgttaagaccaacataagcgaagtttttgtttgagctaatgttttctaaTGCATTAGTATTTTAGTTTACAGGTACAGTATATTCAGCcattttctgtgggaatatgtgtccgaaccatttgttaagaacattgtgtaaaaaaaaaaaaaaaaaagtttgcgttttacagcatttaagctagcagacttttgctgtgtaagttagccaattgttcttttgttgtacataaatccttatttttttataacgtttgaggctcagctcgggtattttaatttttcatgttgcttatccgattactcaagtaTTTgaataactagttcatcgattaatcgactactaaaataatcgatagctgcagccctactttgattgaagtaatcctTTTTTCGTTGggaccatattatgggtaggacatttgtgtctaaatcattcaatcccagttAAAGTGGCTTCaatccaaaagaaaaaaaaaaaattcaatcaaagaaaaaaattatttgccaaaataaaattgcccttccttaaaaaactttgttttttcctttgaaaatattttttagtcTTTGTAGTCACCTGTCACAATatattttcgcattcaaaaactttttttatttttgaagtgatttttcttttatttgtttgttttgttttcaaacaACTTATTtcttaattgaataataaagacacaaatgtccaagcCAAATGTGGCCTAAATGCAAACCTGcattacttcaataaaaaaaagttgtttcaatcaaaaaaaaaaaaaaaattcaaagaaaatttgttttcaaatgcatttttgcattcaaacacattttttttttttttttaactgataatgtatattttgattgaagcgacttttttttttttttttttaatagtagacacaaatctacctccataatgAAGCAGCAGAATCCTCATCATCAGCGCCCTCCTCAGTTTGAAGCCCAAGCATCTCGTTTTAGGAGTAACAACCACTAGCCGGGTGCCAGAGACGATACACGCTGGTGCCAGCTGCACCGCAACAATGgatctttttttcccttctggGCCTTTCAATGTGGGGCTCATTGATTAGTGCACCCACCCAAGGGTGGGGGTGGGGTTCCGTTACACATCTCAAGGATTAAACTGGCGGCTGCTCCATCCACCACAGACCCGATCTATAAAAGCCAGCCGCATCGGGCTGCGGGCCAAGGATCGATCCCTCTTGATGAGGTCGAACCAGTTGAGAGTCCAGATCATGCAGTTATCAACATCTTTTATTCTCACTACCCCTGCGGCTCGTCGGCGATTCCTGAAACTATTTCAAAATCCGCTTCGGTTGAAAAACTAACAACCCAGAGCCGAGCGAAATGCCCAAGACAGAAGTAACGCGATGAAAGCAGCCATCTCACAGCATCAAAGATGTCACaccaaggggggaaaaaagataacatcaatattacctcTCGGGGGTATCCATCGCGGATGGGACAGTCGTCAGTTTTCAGCTTTTTCAAGCCAGACGGTCCGCATCTGCACCTCGCCTCGGGCAGCATCCGAAGTGGGGATGCGGTCAGTCCGTCCGTCTGTCAGCTGTCTGCTCCTCCGAACGCTGGATGCAGCCTCAACTCGATATAAATACGCAAGCCATAGCGCGAGAGagctaaataataataataaaaacactttatGACAGCCCGTCCGGGTTCTTTTCAAAGCCAATGCGCGAGACGGTCGACGCGACggggttaagaaaaaaaaaatagccgaCGAGTGGAACTGGTAGGAGTTTCAACACGGAAGTGTTTCCTCGGCGCACTGGACATTTCCGGCCAGCTCATTTCTTCCGCATCGGCGAACTtgacaggagaaaacaaactaaAATATTTGGATAAGTTGGACGTGTCGAAAAGCTTTAAAAGTTTTGGGGAGTTTCCAGCAAGGATGATTTTACTGACGATGATCGCTCGTGTGGCGGACGGGCTTCCGCTAGCAGCTTCCATGCAAGAGAATCACCAGGTTTGAATGGAAAGTGACATCAATTGTTGTTCATTTCAGTTACAACTCCTACTTGACGGCAGTCTCCAAAGCAAATTTCCTAAGGAGTTAACATACGCAAAAATAAGAATACAACAATATTGTATGATCTCGATTGTTAATCTTTTGGCGCACACACAGGTGATTCTCATGAAGCTAACCTATTTTTTAGGGATAAAGTCAAGAAAATGTGTGGAATAGTTCATTTTTAGTTGAAAGATGGTTATGtctaaaatgtggcccaaataagGAATTTGTAGATTGATTTTAGAGTCGTAAATTCATGACTGTAATGTGTCCATGAAAAActttgttttcacctcaattcaGCACCATCAATATGCATtccatttaattaaaaacacatttaaaacattATCCTTaatcaggctttttttttttttttttttttttgatagtgtTCTTGTCCCTACTTTCCCACGTACAAAAGCTGATCCGTACCATAATGTTTAATATGACGTTTTTAGTCATGAATAAATGAGCTATTTTACTATACATATATTCAAAATattgatgaaaaaacaatgactATGTCATCATAGCATTCTGCTATTTGAAGCTAACTTTGGTTAAATGTCCATCATGTCAATCACCCACCCGTTGCCGCAGCTATTTTAACTTTTTGTGATGACGACCCCGCAAGCCCTCTTGTGGCATGTTTTGGAACTATTCTCACAGCAGGTTGGGCCAGAGGCTGTCAACATAGTAGTTTAGCCTGGTCTTTTGTTGGTTTCAATATTGGGGACTTTTCAAAGTGACGATGTATAAAATAGAATTGATTTTTACCTGGTAGCTTATTGTTTACATGACTTGTATGTAAATAtgcagtagggctgtcccaaacgacaaatttcctcccgattagtcagccgactatttttacgattagtcgactaatcaaaaTTTTTTGTTACTACTTTAATGATGAATTTTTTGTTCAAgcatattaattcacaaaaaaaacattttggaacacctgaattctttattaacgtatgaaTGAATAACGTATATAccaataataaattacaaaccATGAGGTCAaacgctgctggcattaactagtgcaaaaaaatgtaaacggaaacactgtgacttcacctctttaacaggagtagAAAACAATTCTTATTCTCttcttgtctatattgttctaaatgttcaaATGAATTGCGTTGTCCcgaacaaccattttcagaatactttgtgtgagttcagatgctttttttggtgtgcattccgcattttggggggaggggaaaaaactgttcaacttataAAGTGTTCAACTTATcaatagataaagtagagggcacactgaaatattaccacaattactttgaatgaaaggcacacatacccacagtaacaaaaattaaatatatagtattgatTTTACAgtgtaatactttataatattaagtaactaacattagtgcagtcatggattacagtaagcaggccaatgctgtttccatatgtatttttattatatgtatatacaggataacatgtactgtatatattttccccaagtgggagcttccatgatcctaatgaatttaataattattttaaaaatatataattatattcattattttattaaataaaaaatgcacataGGTACGACGcaaataaaggcaacttcaatattaaaaaaatcgttagaaagttgtatggacttagaatccgctagcttgttgtttcttgtcttcgaaaattacacctgggtgacggcgcttcaagtgttcgttcatagccgacgtgctaccgtggtatgcgagctcagcttagcaaagagtacacaaagtggcaccttccatattttccttgaaataattccaggctctggctattctggtccgcttttttggctttatgccgctttcacgtgttaccaattctgccctttttggaaattggcggtgttttcaacccctcgccgtagtgagaagtgaaccggcgattcacttggctcgttgtcgtcggtttgtccgatttcctcctcaggaaggcagcggcgtgcataaaaacaccgagcggtgtcggatggctctttatggatacttttattgaaaaaaaaaaaaaacgtgggggatgcagccactcaactctgcgctacccgcgcacttttccaactcaccgatcttgctccctctctctcgctcgctcgcccTCTTTCTTCCTATTTGctcgccggtcacattgaaataacagcgcccccccttgggggtgccagtaacaaccgcttgtatcgcgaGCGCCCCCCATTCTAAattttatccgcatgtaattttttaaaaaccagtCATTACCTGTCGACAGTATGTTTTGCccatcgacgcatttacgtcatcgacgacgtcgactagtcgggacagctctaatatgcaGTTGCTCTGATGATGCCATATACCACGCCTTGCCACATTGGCTtggcacttcaaatggattgaatgtctatggccggtagtggtagccaatgccaggcattgaggtcattttgggccatttaaggtcatctacctgttgattttcagttacttcctgttgaatttggggtattttaatgggtcacttcctgtttattttgttacataacaggaagtgacctgggaatcacccaaatgaataggcagcgactcaaactcaacagtaaatgcccttaaatgaacagcaagtggcctgtaaatgccttgaaaattggacagaatgactgtgaatgctctggtttcgaatgaacgaacgttcccagtttaaatggatcgggcgtcgagcaccgtcaatgcacccttagagttaactgagacacttttatggtggaagattttggtagcaacttgttggttcatttttgttttttgttgttgttttttcagactgacacctttttaaaacgatatctcaattcttggcaggagcatatcgataaccttttaggatacaaagtatcacaatatatcaccattttgacattttgtcacacccctaatcaccttagtcttaaccccttgtactgacaccattttgaaagctaGAAAAAGGTCACAAGCTGAAAATGTAcaagtcgacagcgatcaaaaggcaaggcgaaacagactccatatcacaagtcaacaaaaggttccccaaAAAAGGCCACCAATTAGTTattgtctttttgaaagctCTCACGGGACGAGCTGTGGgctgaagaagggtgtgtttgggcgttgtttaggactaTTGTCTCTTTGTGGATTGGAAAGGgggtactgttgtcagggcaatgagggttgtggattttgccagcgCAGGGTGAGTGCTGAGAGTTCAATTCTCGGTCGCGGGTTCCTCCTTATCGGATGTTCCTtgtcaagacaagatgtcccgccgtctgttctggactgtccggaagaactgattgcgggagttggtggtgcaAACGTGAGCTTGTAGGTACCTTGCCTCgtcagcatcaatcttgctcagtcagttgcatgacacaCGCATTGGGCTTCCgtaataagaaggcgtcatgtatctcttatgccctatgtcaaatatattctgctcgttttccttaaactattaaTGGTgaagtgctattattatttttttttttatattgcgtGTCTTGGAGTAATAcaaagtcaaacagtaaataagaTACTATTCCTTTCACCTTATGTGTCATTTTTATATGACTAACACGAAGCTCATTGTTTTTGTCAGTCAGGACGAGACCTCCAGCAGTACCAGAGTCAAGCCAAGCAACTGTTTCGCAAACTCAACGATCAAAGTCCAGACCGCTGCACCTTGGAAGCCAAAgacatgagctttcagtaagcaTTTTTAGACTTCAATGTGGTTTTCtttcaataaattaaaaatgggtTTAGGCCAAGaattttcattgaaatgcaCTTTTATTCCCATCCAAGTCAACACAAGTCATTATCTGATCAATGTCAAATCATCTGCCGTTTACTCATcgttgacagcactagacgtccaatccattggaagcgcctccaatggattggacatctgatAAACTTTCTTGGCAGAAAAGAGATTTTCTTTTGCAGTTACGTCATCGCAGACGGCGTTTGCTACCTTTCCCTTTGCGAGCCATCCTTCCCCAAGAAAATGGCCTTCGCGTACCTGGAGGACCTTCACGGCGAGTTCTCCGACCAGTACGGACACAAGGTTTCCGCGGTGACCAGGCCGTACTCCTTCATCGAGTTTGGTCGATAACTTTTCCTTATGTCGCTGGGTACAAGGTGGACTTTTAAAGTAtaccttgttgtt
The DNA window shown above is from Corythoichthys intestinalis isolate RoL2023-P3 chromosome 14, ASM3026506v1, whole genome shotgun sequence and carries:
- the zgc:55943 gene encoding uncharacterized protein C1orf21 homolog isoform X1 codes for the protein MGCTSAKQVSAVPNSEEEHSKSYSNGDLLSGDEYKMKGVEKVKYLSGEEVGADSHDSTEKSALLGKSQHFDETGSNQDGKILSIHSSESQQEFFRMLDEKIEKGRDYCSEEEELS
- the zgc:55943 gene encoding uncharacterized protein C1orf21 homolog isoform X2, which codes for MGCTSAKQVSAVPNSEEEHSKSYSNGDLLSGDEYKMKGVEKVKYLSGEEVGADSHDSTEKSALLGKSQHFDETGSNQDGKILAGTTAQRRKN
- the sec22ba gene encoding vesicle-trafficking protein SEC22b-A isoform X2; the protein is MILLTMIARVADGLPLAASMQENHQSGRDLQQYQSQAKQLFRKLNDQSPDRCTLEAKDMSFHYVIADGVCYLSLCEPSFPKKMAFAYLEDLHGEFSDQYGHKVSAVTRPYSFIEFDTYIQKSKKSYIDSRARRNLGSINTELQDVQRIMVANIEEVLQRGEALSALDSKASNLSTLSKKYRSDAKYLNTRSTYAKVAAVAVFFLTLIIYVRFWWL